A window from Actinomycetospora corticicola encodes these proteins:
- a CDS encoding amidohydrolase family protein has protein sequence MPLHLHGPVLDGSGDDEPRDLWVGDVGLITSEEIAGADRIDGWILPGLVDAHCHVGIGPDGPVELEEARTQGHTDAASGALLLRDCGSPIDTRPLDDDPRMPEIVRAGRHLARPKRYIRGLPIDAEEPTDLPRLVAEQAAHNPWVKLVGDWIEREAGDLTPLWPDDVLREAIDAAHAHGARVTAHVFGEHALPGLIGAGIDCIEHGTGLTDETIAMMVERGTALVPTLVNVENFPSFADAAGEKFPAYGAHMRDLYARSHDTVAAAIDAGVPVYAGTDAGGGIRHGRIVDEIAALAEVGLGAERALAAASGAARSWLGRPALEVGAPADVVVVSGDPRGDLDLLRRPVAVLRRGTAL, from the coding sequence GTGCCCCTCCACCTCCACGGTCCGGTCCTCGACGGCAGCGGCGACGACGAGCCTCGCGACCTCTGGGTCGGCGACGTCGGCCTGATCACCTCCGAGGAGATCGCCGGGGCCGACCGGATCGACGGCTGGATCCTGCCGGGGCTGGTGGACGCGCACTGCCACGTCGGGATCGGTCCGGACGGTCCGGTCGAGCTCGAGGAGGCGCGCACCCAGGGGCACACCGACGCGGCGTCGGGCGCGCTGCTGCTGCGGGACTGCGGCTCGCCGATCGACACCCGCCCGCTCGACGACGACCCGCGGATGCCCGAGATCGTCCGTGCGGGCCGCCACCTCGCCCGCCCGAAGCGCTACATCCGCGGGCTGCCGATCGACGCCGAGGAGCCGACCGACCTGCCGCGCCTCGTCGCGGAGCAGGCGGCCCACAACCCGTGGGTGAAGCTCGTCGGGGACTGGATCGAGCGCGAGGCGGGCGACCTGACGCCGCTGTGGCCCGACGACGTGCTGCGCGAGGCCATCGACGCCGCGCACGCCCACGGGGCCCGGGTCACGGCGCACGTCTTCGGCGAGCACGCCCTGCCCGGCCTGATCGGCGCGGGGATCGACTGCATCGAGCACGGCACCGGGCTCACCGACGAGACGATCGCGATGATGGTCGAGCGGGGGACCGCGCTGGTGCCGACGCTGGTCAACGTCGAGAACTTCCCCTCGTTCGCCGACGCGGCGGGCGAGAAGTTCCCGGCCTACGGCGCCCACATGCGCGACCTCTACGCCCGGTCCCACGACACCGTCGCGGCCGCGATCGACGCGGGCGTCCCGGTCTACGCCGGGACGGACGCGGGCGGCGGCATCCGGCACGGCCGGATCGTCGACGAGATCGCGGCCCTCGCCGAGGTCGGGCTCGGCGCCGAGCGCGCCCTGGCCGCGGCGTCGGGTGCGGCGCGGTCCTGGCTGGGACGGCCGGCCCTCGAGGTCGGTGCGCCGGCGGACGTCGTGGTGGTGTCCGGCGACCCGCGGGGCGACCTGGACCTGCTGCGGCGGCCCGTGGCGGTGCTGCGGCGGGGAACGGCGCTCTAG
- a CDS encoding 5-oxoprolinase subunit PxpA: MSDGRAPLRSVSFDLNADLAEGFGTWSLTDDDALLDVVTSANVACGFHAGDAVTMRRVCARAAERGVRIGAQVSYRDLAGFGRRFLDVDPETLTAEILYQIGALRAFGTVEYVKPHGALYNTVVHHEVQARAVVDAARAAGDLPVMALPGGRLLEFAADAGLPTIAEAFADRGYTPEGTLVPRSEPGALLPDTAAVVERAVRLARDGVIVAVDGTEVAVRADSLCLHGDTPEAVANARAVREALAEPADPSS; encoded by the coding sequence ATGTCCGATGGTCGAGCTCCGCTCCGCTCCGTCTCCTTCGACCTCAACGCCGACCTCGCCGAGGGCTTCGGCACCTGGTCCCTGACCGACGACGACGCGCTGCTCGACGTGGTCACCTCGGCCAACGTCGCCTGCGGGTTCCACGCGGGCGACGCGGTGACGATGCGCCGCGTCTGCGCGCGGGCGGCGGAGCGCGGGGTGCGGATCGGGGCCCAGGTCTCCTACCGGGATCTCGCCGGCTTCGGGCGCCGGTTCCTCGACGTCGACCCGGAGACGCTCACCGCGGAGATCCTCTACCAGATCGGTGCGCTCCGGGCCTTCGGGACCGTGGAGTACGTGAAGCCGCACGGCGCGCTCTACAACACGGTGGTGCACCACGAGGTGCAGGCGCGGGCGGTCGTCGACGCGGCGCGCGCCGCCGGGGACCTCCCCGTCATGGCGCTCCCGGGCGGCCGGTTGCTCGAGTTCGCGGCCGACGCCGGGCTCCCCACGATCGCCGAGGCCTTCGCCGACCGCGGCTACACGCCGGAGGGCACGCTCGTCCCGCGCTCGGAGCCCGGTGCGCTGCTGCCGGACACCGCGGCGGTCGTCGAGCGGGCGGTCCGTCTCGCGCGGGACGGCGTGATCGTGGCGGTGGACGGCACCGAGGTCGCGGTGCGGGCGGACTCGCTGTGCCTGCACGGGGACACCCCGGAGGCCGTGGCGAACGCGCGCGCGGTCCGGGAGGCGCTCGCGGAGCCCGCCGACCCGTCGTCGTGA
- a CDS encoding macrolide family glycosyltransferase, whose amino-acid sequence MHIVMVGAGAHGHINPNLPVVAELVARGHRVQYAVPGPFADLVASSGATPLPHTSVLPDETRDERWPDDPVVGMGLFLDEGRHVTPQLEAALERDRPDVFLADIGGYAARVLGRRWDVPCVQLSLAMVAWEGFEQDTGMADLLAGPAGAAYLERFAGWLAAEGIDLEPQTFVGVPDSSIVLIPRLLQPHAGKVDPHRYTFVGPCLDAREHQGEWAEDVDVLVSLGSAYVGDAAFWRTVVEAFSGRRVVLAIGRHVDPADLGPLPDGTTAHAWVPQLAILRRAALFVTHAGMGGCSEGLATGTPMIAVPQAVDQFGNAAMLAEAGVGVVVDRDAVTVGALREAAATLAGDAVRARCRAAAAELDDAGGARRAADLVEATGSRDVVGPAG is encoded by the coding sequence GTGCACATCGTCATGGTCGGCGCCGGCGCCCACGGCCACATCAACCCGAACCTGCCCGTGGTCGCGGAGCTCGTCGCCCGCGGCCACCGGGTGCAGTACGCCGTGCCGGGCCCGTTCGCCGACCTCGTCGCCTCGTCGGGGGCCACCCCGCTGCCGCACACGTCGGTGCTGCCGGACGAGACGCGCGACGAGCGCTGGCCGGACGATCCCGTCGTCGGGATGGGGCTCTTCCTCGACGAGGGACGGCACGTGACCCCCCAGCTCGAGGCCGCCCTGGAGCGCGACCGGCCGGACGTGTTCCTCGCCGACATCGGCGGCTACGCGGCGCGGGTGCTCGGGCGGCGGTGGGACGTGCCGTGCGTGCAGCTCTCGCTCGCGATGGTCGCGTGGGAGGGCTTCGAGCAGGACACCGGGATGGCCGACCTGCTCGCCGGCCCGGCGGGCGCCGCCTACCTCGAGCGGTTCGCGGGGTGGCTGGCGGCCGAGGGGATCGACCTCGAGCCGCAGACCTTCGTCGGGGTCCCGGACTCCTCGATCGTCCTGATCCCGCGCCTGCTCCAGCCGCACGCCGGGAAGGTCGACCCGCACCGGTACACGTTCGTCGGGCCGTGCCTGGACGCCCGCGAGCACCAGGGGGAGTGGGCCGAGGACGTCGACGTGCTGGTGTCGCTGGGCTCGGCCTACGTCGGTGACGCCGCCTTCTGGCGGACGGTCGTGGAGGCCTTCTCCGGACGACGGGTGGTGCTCGCGATCGGACGCCACGTCGATCCGGCCGACCTCGGACCGCTGCCGGACGGGACCACCGCGCACGCGTGGGTGCCGCAGCTGGCGATCCTGCGTCGGGCCGCGCTGTTCGTCACCCACGCCGGCATGGGCGGCTGCTCGGAGGGTCTCGCCACGGGGACGCCGATGATCGCGGTGCCGCAGGCCGTCGACCAGTTCGGCAACGCCGCGATGCTGGCCGAGGCCGGCGTGGGCGTCGTGGTGGACCGCGACGCGGTGACCGTCGGTGCCCTGCGGGAGGCGGCGGCGACCCTCGCCGGCGACGCCGTCCGGGCCCGCTGCCGGGCCGCGGCGGCCGAGCTCGACGACGCCGGCGGCGCCCGCCGCGCCGCGGACCTCGTGGAGGCGACCGGGTCCCGGGACGTCGTCGGACCCGCCGGTTAG
- a CDS encoding ammonium transporter: protein MLNAGSTAWVLASAALVMLMTPGLAFFYGGMVRSKSVLNMLMMNFMCLAIVGVLWCLYGFSLAFGNDAFGGLIGNFQFVGLGGLPTDPVGTDPDKIPILAFAMFQLMFAIITPALISGAVPERVKFWSWGLFVAVWVTIVYFPVAHWVFAFDGYTAETGGWIANQLKALDFAGGTAVHINAGAAGLALCLVLGKRRNWPRDPGRPHSLPFVLLGASLLWFGWYGFNAGSALGANANAAIAFTTTTLATAAAVIGWLVVEQFRDGKPTTLGAASGAVAGLVAITPACAFVNPVGGLAVGFIAGAICALCVSIKFRFGFDDSLDVVAVHLVGGLIGTVLIGFFGTTSLNSAGADGLFYGGGFGQLGIQVVAALAVLAYSFVVTTIIALLIKYTIGFRITAEDESSGIDESEHAESSYDYSGLRSGGGSGSILEAATSKVPASAGQEG from the coding sequence GTGTTGAATGCCGGAAGTACCGCGTGGGTACTCGCCAGCGCTGCGCTGGTGATGCTCATGACGCCAGGGCTCGCGTTCTTCTACGGCGGCATGGTCCGCTCGAAGAGCGTGCTGAACATGCTGATGATGAACTTCATGTGCCTCGCGATCGTGGGGGTGCTGTGGTGTCTGTACGGGTTCTCCCTGGCGTTCGGCAACGACGCGTTCGGCGGCCTGATCGGCAACTTCCAGTTCGTCGGGCTCGGCGGGCTGCCGACCGACCCCGTCGGCACGGACCCGGACAAGATTCCGATCCTCGCCTTCGCGATGTTCCAGCTGATGTTCGCGATCATCACGCCGGCCCTGATCTCGGGCGCCGTGCCGGAGCGCGTGAAGTTCTGGAGCTGGGGCCTGTTCGTCGCCGTCTGGGTGACGATCGTGTACTTCCCCGTGGCCCACTGGGTGTTCGCCTTCGACGGCTACACCGCCGAGACCGGCGGCTGGATCGCCAACCAGCTCAAGGCGCTGGACTTCGCCGGCGGGACCGCGGTCCACATCAACGCCGGTGCCGCGGGTCTGGCCCTCTGCCTCGTGCTGGGCAAGCGCCGCAACTGGCCGCGTGACCCGGGCCGTCCGCACTCGCTGCCCTTCGTGCTCCTCGGGGCGAGCCTGCTGTGGTTCGGCTGGTACGGCTTCAACGCCGGCTCGGCGCTGGGTGCCAACGCCAACGCCGCGATCGCCTTCACGACGACGACGCTGGCCACCGCCGCCGCCGTCATCGGCTGGCTCGTCGTCGAGCAGTTCCGCGACGGCAAGCCGACCACGCTCGGCGCCGCGTCGGGTGCCGTCGCCGGCCTCGTCGCGATCACCCCGGCCTGTGCGTTCGTCAACCCCGTGGGCGGTCTGGCCGTCGGCTTCATCGCCGGTGCGATCTGCGCGCTCTGCGTCTCGATCAAGTTCCGGTTCGGGTTCGACGACTCGCTCGACGTCGTCGCCGTCCACCTCGTCGGTGGCCTCATCGGCACCGTCCTGATCGGGTTCTTCGGCACCACGTCGCTGAACTCGGCCGGCGCCGACGGCCTGTTCTACGGGGGTGGCTTCGGTCAGCTCGGCATCCAGGTGGTCGCCGCGCTCGCCGTGCTCGCCTACTCCTTCGTGGTCACGACGATCATCGCGCTGCTGATCAAGTACACGATCGGCTTCCGCATCACCGCCGAGGACGAGTCCTCCGGCATCGACGAGTCCGAGCACGCCGAGTCGAGCTACGACTATTCCGGGCTGCGCTCGGGCGGCGGGAGCGGTTCGATCCTCGAGGCCGCGACGTCGAAGGTGCCGGCCTCGGCCGGTCAGGAGGGCTGA
- a CDS encoding P-II family nitrogen regulator, whose translation MKMVTAIIKPFVLEDVKGALEQLGVLGMTVSEVQGYGRQKGHTEVYRGAEYSVDFVPKVRIEVVTDDSTAEKVLDAIAETARTGKIGDGKVWVTPIETVVRVRTGERGADAL comes from the coding sequence GTGAAGATGGTGACGGCGATCATCAAGCCGTTCGTCCTGGAGGACGTGAAGGGGGCGCTCGAGCAGCTCGGCGTCCTGGGCATGACCGTCAGTGAGGTCCAGGGCTACGGCCGCCAGAAGGGCCACACCGAGGTCTACCGCGGCGCGGAGTACTCGGTCGACTTCGTGCCCAAGGTCCGCATCGAGGTCGTCACCGACGACTCGACCGCGGAGAAGGTCCTCGACGCGATCGCCGAGACCGCGCGCACCGGCAAGATCGGTGACGGCAAGGTCTGGGTGACCCCGATCGAGACCGTGGTGCGCGTGCGCACCGGCGAGCGCGGGGCCGACGCCCTCTAG
- a CDS encoding [protein-PII] uridylyltransferase, with protein MVAVGSGRTGDETGGEGVLPSLAVSGESDEGAAVDLVRARTALLTPPPGARRLGPAALRDALVELHDFWLATRAAAVGVGPGTGTALVAVGALGRRELAPWSDLDLVLIHDGTGRSRGRTPDEVARIADALWYPLWDAGIGLDHSVRTVGEAVGVATEDLRVALGLLEVRLIAGDAELAERLSSSARQAWRAGIRNRFDDLVEATRSRWQRSGEVAHRVEPDLKNGRGGLRDVQLLDALSAAQLVDRPAVDVRSARTLMLDLRTELHRRAGRARDVLQAEDAHELAGIPDLGVADRYDLARSLSGAARTVVYATDVALRSAKAALPRRGLAALRRTPSRRGLDEGVVEQAGEIVLAREAQVTRDPALVLRLAAVAARTGLPIAAGTLRRLADAAPELREPWPRAAREELLALLAAGEGMVDVVEALDRTGLWGRLFPEWGAVRDLPPRDRTHVWTVDRHLVEVTRRASELTTRVARPDLLLIGALIHDIGKGRDEDHSVVGAELARHIGRRLGLWPNDVETLGLMVRHHLLLPHTAQRRDPEDPATVQRVVDTLEGDPVLLELLHALAEADALGTGPGVWTPWRATLLGDLVRRCRQVMAGGGMPGPEPLSDDRLALARSVAASGSPEVSVEAADELTTVTMTVAAPDRPGLLSRAAGVLALHSLQVHAAVLVEHDGVAVDSFTVSPRFGRLPEASLLREDLVRVLTGSLDLPARLAAKERDYSSSAATGTPPATRVLWFDDEATGAVVLELRTADRIGLLHGVAAALEAEAVDVRWARVSTLGSSVVDAFCLEASPEGDDGEHDSPGTGRVTPLDPTRRRAIEAAVMAAVAPQPS; from the coding sequence ATGGTCGCAGTCGGGTCGGGGCGCACCGGGGACGAGACCGGGGGCGAGGGTGTCCTGCCCTCCCTGGCCGTCTCCGGGGAGTCGGACGAGGGGGCCGCCGTCGACCTGGTCCGGGCCCGGACCGCCCTGCTCACCCCGCCGCCCGGGGCCCGGCGCCTCGGCCCGGCCGCCCTGCGCGACGCCCTCGTCGAACTGCACGACTTCTGGCTCGCCACCCGCGCCGCCGCCGTGGGGGTCGGGCCGGGCACCGGCACCGCCCTCGTCGCGGTCGGTGCGCTGGGTCGCCGGGAACTCGCCCCGTGGTCCGACCTCGACCTCGTCCTGATCCACGACGGGACCGGGCGGAGCCGGGGGAGGACCCCCGACGAGGTGGCCCGGATCGCCGACGCGCTCTGGTACCCGCTCTGGGACGCGGGGATCGGCCTCGACCACTCGGTGCGCACCGTCGGCGAGGCCGTCGGGGTGGCCACCGAGGACCTCCGGGTCGCGCTCGGACTGCTCGAGGTGCGCCTCATCGCGGGCGACGCCGAGCTCGCCGAGCGCCTGTCGTCGTCGGCCCGCCAGGCCTGGCGGGCCGGCATCCGCAACCGGTTCGACGACCTCGTCGAGGCCACCCGCTCCCGGTGGCAGCGGTCCGGGGAGGTCGCCCACCGCGTCGAGCCCGACCTGAAGAACGGCCGCGGCGGACTGCGCGACGTCCAGCTCCTGGACGCCCTCTCCGCCGCCCAGCTCGTCGACCGGCCCGCCGTCGACGTCCGCTCCGCCCGGACGCTCATGCTCGACCTGCGCACCGAGCTGCACCGCCGCGCCGGCCGCGCCCGCGACGTGCTGCAGGCCGAGGACGCCCACGAGCTCGCCGGCATCCCCGACCTCGGGGTCGCCGACCGCTACGACCTGGCGCGCTCGCTGTCCGGAGCCGCGCGCACGGTGGTCTACGCGACCGACGTCGCCCTGCGCTCGGCCAAGGCGGCCCTGCCGCGCCGCGGGCTCGCCGCGCTGCGGCGCACCCCGTCCCGTCGTGGTCTCGACGAGGGCGTGGTCGAACAGGCCGGCGAGATCGTGCTGGCCCGGGAGGCCCAGGTCACCCGCGACCCGGCCCTCGTCCTGCGCCTGGCCGCGGTGGCCGCCCGGACCGGGCTGCCGATCGCGGCCGGGACCCTGCGCCGGCTCGCCGACGCCGCCCCGGAGCTCCGCGAGCCGTGGCCGCGCGCCGCCCGCGAGGAGCTGCTCGCCCTGCTCGCCGCGGGTGAGGGGATGGTCGACGTCGTCGAGGCGCTCGACCGCACCGGGCTCTGGGGGCGCCTCTTCCCGGAGTGGGGCGCGGTGCGCGACCTGCCGCCGCGCGACCGGACCCACGTGTGGACCGTCGACCGCCACCTCGTCGAGGTCACCCGCCGCGCGTCGGAGCTGACCACCCGCGTCGCCCGGCCCGACCTGCTGCTCATCGGCGCCCTGATCCACGACATCGGCAAGGGTCGGGACGAGGACCACTCGGTCGTCGGGGCGGAGCTGGCCCGGCACATCGGGCGCCGGCTCGGGCTCTGGCCCAACGACGTCGAGACCCTCGGCCTGATGGTCCGCCACCACCTCCTGCTGCCCCACACCGCGCAACGTCGTGACCCCGAGGACCCGGCGACGGTGCAACGCGTCGTCGACACCCTCGAGGGCGACCCGGTGCTGCTCGAGCTGCTCCACGCCCTCGCCGAGGCGGACGCGCTCGGGACCGGACCCGGCGTCTGGACGCCCTGGCGGGCGACCCTGCTGGGCGATCTCGTGCGGCGGTGCCGCCAGGTCATGGCCGGCGGTGGGATGCCCGGCCCGGAGCCGCTCTCCGACGACCGGCTCGCGCTGGCGAGGTCCGTCGCCGCCTCGGGCAGCCCCGAGGTCTCCGTCGAGGCCGCGGACGAGCTGACCACGGTCACCATGACGGTGGCCGCCCCCGACCGACCGGGCCTGCTCAGCCGCGCGGCGGGCGTGCTCGCCCTGCACTCGCTGCAGGTCCACGCGGCCGTCCTGGTCGAGCACGACGGCGTCGCGGTCGACAGCTTCACCGTCTCGCCGCGGTTCGGCCGGCTCCCCGAGGCCTCGCTCCTGCGCGAGGACCTGGTGCGGGTGCTGACCGGGTCGCTCGACCTCCCCGCGCGCCTCGCCGCGAAGGAGCGCGACTACTCGTCCTCCGCGGCCACGGGCACCCCGCCCGCGACCCGCGTGCTCTGGTTCGACGACGAGGCGACCGGGGCGGTGGTGCTCGAGCTGCGCACCGCCGACCGGATCGGGCTGCTCCACGGGGTCGCGGCGGCGCTGGAGGCCGAGGCCGTCGACGTCCGGTGGGCACGCGTGTCGACCCTCGGGTCGTCGGTGGTCGACGCGTTCTGCCTCGAGGCGTCGCCCGAGGGCGACGACGGCGAGCACGACAGCCCCGGCACCGGACGCGTCACGCCCCTCGACCCCACCCGCCGTCGGGCCATCGAGGCGGCGGTGATGGCCGCCGTCGCGCCGCAGCCTTCCTGA
- a CDS encoding Uma2 family endonuclease, translated as MPSERSVPPLTPGRLPGIRLSTPTGGGYGRAVIPVAAVIAEALEAQAPADLVVVRRAPVHFPGAVVRTPALLVAGAVRASYGPTDVRLAVEVEPTDDDRTSSPAVYGEHGVPHVWRVTPEPPTIRVFALRDGVHQQVAASAHVLAHAPFRLRVDLTEPTGR; from the coding sequence GTGCCATCGGAGCGCTCGGTTCCTCCCCTCACCCCCGGCCGTCTTCCTGGCATCCGGCTGAGCACGCCGACAGGGGGTGGTTACGGTCGCGCGGTGATCCCGGTGGCCGCAGTGATCGCGGAGGCGCTCGAGGCCCAGGCGCCCGCGGACCTCGTCGTCGTCCGCCGCGCGCCGGTGCACTTCCCCGGCGCGGTCGTCCGCACGCCCGCCCTGCTGGTCGCCGGGGCGGTCCGCGCGTCCTACGGGCCGACCGACGTCCGGCTCGCCGTCGAGGTCGAGCCGACCGACGACGACCGGACGAGCTCGCCCGCGGTGTACGGCGAGCACGGCGTGCCGCACGTCTGGCGGGTCACCCCGGAGCCGCCGACGATCCGCGTGTTCGCGCTGCGCGACGGCGTGCACCAGCAGGTCGCGGCGTCGGCGCACGTCCTCGCCCACGCCCCGTTCCGGCTGCGGGTCGACCTCACCGAACCGACGGGGCGCTGA
- the ffh gene encoding signal recognition particle protein has product MFDTLSDRLTSVLSDLRGKGRLSETDIDTTCREIRIALLEADVALPVVRAFVKQIKERAKGAEVSEALNPAQQVVKIVNEELVGVLGGETRRVRFAKNPPTVIMLAGLQGSGKTTLAGKLARWLKNQGHTPMLAACDLQRPNAVNQLQIVGQRAGVEVFAPEPGNGVGDPVDVARRAVADARSRQYDVLVVDTAGRLGVDEELMRQAADIRDAVNPDETLFVLDAMVGQDAVNTAEAFRDGVGFNGVVLTKLDGDARGGAALSVREVTGQPILFASNGEGLDEFDVFHPDRMASRILGMGDVLSLIEQAEQAFEEGQAEKAAQKMSEGDFTLEDFLEQMQAVRKMGPIANILGMLPGAANMKDQLGQIDEKHLDRVQAIIRGMTPAERADPKMINGSRRLRIANGSGVGVSDVNQLVDRFFDAKKMMTKMAGQFGLPGSAGRGAARKAARNARKGAPRPQRGPKQMPAIAGIATESGGQQRQVGSYDTPGLNQLPPGLAGMNDLPADFDPSALSFPGTKSGGGGPKGNKKKRRK; this is encoded by the coding sequence GTGTTCGACACCCTCTCCGATCGCCTCACATCGGTCCTGTCGGACCTGCGCGGCAAGGGCCGGCTCTCCGAGACCGACATCGACACCACCTGCCGCGAGATCCGCATCGCGCTGCTCGAGGCCGACGTCGCGCTCCCGGTGGTGCGCGCATTCGTCAAGCAGATCAAGGAGCGGGCGAAGGGCGCCGAGGTCTCCGAGGCCCTCAACCCCGCCCAGCAGGTCGTCAAGATCGTCAACGAGGAGCTCGTCGGCGTCCTCGGCGGCGAGACCCGCCGGGTGCGGTTCGCGAAGAACCCGCCGACGGTGATCATGCTCGCGGGCCTGCAGGGCTCGGGCAAGACGACCCTCGCGGGCAAGCTCGCGCGCTGGCTGAAGAACCAGGGCCACACGCCGATGCTCGCGGCCTGCGACCTCCAGCGGCCGAACGCCGTGAACCAGCTGCAGATCGTCGGGCAGCGCGCCGGCGTCGAGGTGTTCGCCCCCGAGCCCGGCAACGGGGTGGGCGACCCGGTGGACGTGGCGCGCCGCGCCGTCGCCGACGCGCGCAGCCGGCAGTACGACGTCCTCGTCGTCGACACCGCCGGTCGCCTCGGCGTCGACGAGGAACTGATGCGCCAGGCCGCGGACATCCGCGACGCCGTGAACCCCGACGAGACGCTGTTCGTCCTCGACGCGATGGTCGGTCAGGACGCGGTCAACACCGCCGAGGCCTTCCGCGACGGCGTCGGCTTCAACGGCGTGGTGCTCACCAAGCTCGACGGTGACGCCCGCGGTGGTGCGGCGCTCTCGGTCCGCGAGGTCACCGGCCAGCCGATCCTCTTCGCCTCCAACGGCGAGGGTCTCGACGAGTTCGACGTCTTCCACCCCGACCGGATGGCCTCGCGCATCCTCGGCATGGGCGACGTGCTGTCCCTCATCGAGCAGGCCGAGCAGGCCTTCGAGGAGGGGCAGGCCGAGAAGGCCGCCCAGAAGATGTCCGAGGGCGACTTCACCCTCGAGGACTTCCTGGAGCAGATGCAGGCCGTCCGCAAGATGGGGCCGATCGCGAACATCCTCGGGATGCTCCCGGGTGCGGCGAACATGAAGGACCAGCTCGGCCAGATCGACGAGAAGCACCTCGACCGCGTCCAGGCGATCATCCGCGGCATGACGCCCGCGGAGCGCGCCGACCCGAAGATGATCAACGGGTCGCGGCGTCTCCGGATCGCGAACGGGTCGGGGGTCGGCGTCTCCGACGTCAACCAGCTCGTCGACCGCTTCTTCGACGCGAAGAAGATGATGACGAAGATGGCGGGCCAGTTCGGGCTGCCGGGCTCGGCGGGGCGCGGGGCCGCCCGCAAGGCGGCGCGGAACGCCCGCAAGGGCGCCCCGCGGCCGCAGCGTGGACCCAAGCAGATGCCGGCCATCGCGGGCATCGCCACCGAGAGCGGCGGGCAGCAGCGGCAGGTCGGGTCGTACGACACCCCGGGCCTCAACCAGCTCCCGCCCGGCCTCGCGGGGATGAACGACCTGCCGGCCGACTTCGACCCGTCGGCCCTGAGCTTCCCGGGCACCAAGTCCGGCGGCGGCGGGCCCAAGGGCAACAAGAAGAAGCGCCGCAAGTAG